The Alnus glutinosa chromosome 7, dhAlnGlut1.1, whole genome shotgun sequence genome includes a region encoding these proteins:
- the LOC133872570 gene encoding protein FAR1-RELATED SEQUENCE 9-like gives MNAFFDGYVKSSTSLKEFVDQYDNALRRKVEVENVADFDSFHTTISCVSRYPFEKQFQKMYTHAKFKEVQKEISEIMYCGCSCLESEGGINTYQVIEKVEISDSYIKKVCFTVYYNGVSCDVNCSCHLFEARGILCRHAMSVLTICEDVKLLPDKYFLNRWRKDLERPYKLIKSSYDPLSGNPTADRYAELSKNMLKLAAIVAPNVDHCTEVQNYVDMLTNKFSGPRCEQSPSSQSLPSAKLLPSASMTMTGDGVEVCSPLVAHTKGRKPSNRKVSAVEKAVKKSAASNKSATNPNQQRKQQRKKKQPCQRSLVDELDTSEDPFTFVTDVPHDQVIGTHSSVVTQTFGNTQPSCPVEGDFIYLS, from the exons ATGAAtgcattttttgatggttatgtgAAATCGTCTACCTCATTGAAAGAATTTGTGGATCAATATGATAACGCTTTGCGTAGGAAGGTTGAGGTTGAGAATGTCGCTGATTTCGATTCTTTTCATACCACGATTTCATGTGTAAGCAGGTATCCCTTTGAGaagcaatttcaaaaaatgtacACACatgcaaagttcaaagaagttcaaAAGGAGATTTCAGAGATTATGTATTGTGGTTGCTCTTGTTTAGAAAGTGAAGGTGGAATTAATACCTACCAGGTGATTGAaaaggtagaaattagtgattCCTACATTAAGAAAGTATGCTTCACTGTTTACTATAATGGAGTTTCATGTGACGTGAATTGTAGTTGTCATTTGTTTGAAGCAAGAGGAATTTTGTGCAGACATGCCATGTCTGTACTGACTATATGTGAAGATGTGAAATTGTTGCCCGATAAATACTTTCTAAACCGATGGAGGAAGGATTTGGAGCGGCCATATAAATTAATCAAAAGTAGTTATGATCCTTTGAGTGGCAACCCTACTGCAGATCGATATGCTGAACTGAGCAAAAATATGTTGAAGTTAGCCGCAATCGTAGCACCAAACGTGGACCATTGCACGGAAGTGCAAAATTATGTTGATATGTTAACTAATAAATTTAGTGGTCCAAGATGTGAACAAAGTCCATCTTCCCAATCACTTCCAAGTGCAAAATTGCTCCCAAGTGCGTCTATGACTATGACTGGTGATGGAGTAGAGGTGTGTAGTCCTCTCGTGGCTCATACTAAAGGGAGAAAACCATCGAACAGAAAGGTGTCCGCAGTTGAAAAAGCGGTCAAAAAGTCTGCTGCATCAAACAAGAGTGCCACAAATCCCAATCAGCAGAGGAAAcaacagaggaaaaaaaaacag cCATGCCAAAGATCACTAGTAGATGAACTAGACACAAGTGAAGATCCGTTCACTTTTGTAACTGATGTTCCGCATGACCAAGTAATTGGAACTCATAGTAGTGTTGTTACACAG ACTTTTGGGAATACACAGCCATCATGTCCTGTTGAAGGAGATTTTATATACTTGTCGTAG
- the LOC133872571 gene encoding protein FAR1-RELATED SEQUENCE 4-like, whose translation MWYVTNVNLGHNHDLSPGKARYIRCHKKLDLATKRKLDIDDRAGIRTNKIYNSLAVEAGGYENLTFGEKECRNYIANSRRLRLGTGGATALRDYFDRMQKVDSDFYFEMDVDDEFRLKNGRAPRAIITDQDRAMKNAIKKVFPYARHRFCLWHILKKLPEKFGSNSQYKAIKSAIRSCVYNSQTCDEFDAKWQSVLECYNLEENAWLQDLYSERSFWVPAYLNSIFWAGMTTT comes from the exons ATGTGGTATGTGACTAATGTAAATCTAGGGCATAATCACGATTTAAGCCCGGGCAAAGCGAGATATATTAGATGTCACAAGAAGTTGGATCTTGCTACAAAGAGAAAGCTTGATATAGATGATAGAGCTGGAATTCGAACAAATAAGATCTATAACTCGCTAGCCGTTGAAGCTGGGGGATACGAGAATCTcacatttggagagaaagaatgTCGCAATTATATTGCGAACTCAAGACGTCTTCGCCTTGGCACAGGAGGTGCTACAGCACTTCGTGACTACTTCGATAGAATGCAAAAAGTGGATAGTGATTTCTACTTTGAAATGGATGTGGATGATGAGTTTAGgctaaaaaat GGCCGTGCGCCAAGGGCAATTATAACAGATCAAGACAgagctatgaaaaatgcaattaaaaagGTTTTTCCATATGCCCGAcataggttttgtttatggcacATACTAAAAAAACTTCCAGAAAAGTTTGGATCAAATTCACAGTACAAAGCCATTAAGAGTGCCATACGAAGTTGTGTGTATAATTCTCAAACATGTGATGAGTTTGATGCTAAATGGCAGAGTGTACTTGAGTGTTATAATCTGGAGGAGAATGCATGGCTGCAAGATTTATACAGTGAACGGAGTTTCTGGGTACCAGCATATTTGAATAGTATATTTTGGGCTGGCATGACTACCACGTAG